Proteins encoded within one genomic window of Flavobacterium sp. NG2:
- a CDS encoding chloride channel protein: MFKKYISKLESIVALSQSILTEKQFIFLSSVLVGISSAFAVIVLKSFAHWVFQFATSINKILKLSFINSILPIAGLLLTVFVIKRLLGGTIEKGTSQILYSVAKKASIIPSKQMYAHIVTSSLTVGLGGSAGLESPIVVTGAAFGSNFAQNYKLSYKDRTLLIGCGVAAGIAAAFNAPIAGVLFAIEFLLVDVSISAFTPIMIAAATGALVSVITLDEAILLNVKQQQEFDYHKIPFYVLLGIVTGFISIYYTRNFQKTEHFFSHMRMNPYKKALFGASLLAVLIFVFPTLFGEGYESIKTLAENNAGDLLENTLFSSYQNNNWIILIFVGATMMVKVFATSITLGSGGNGGNFAPSLFVGSYVGYVFSKAINLTGLTHLPISNFTMVGMAGILSGLFHAPLTAIFLIAEITGGYSLMLPLMIVASISFAISKRFEKHSMDVKELAKRGHAFTSNKDTNVLSTLNTNSIIHTDYLTLSPDENLEKLVDLISHSNQSVFAVVDKDQHLLGVIHFNNIREIIFNKYRVKYTLVKDIMIPPADIIYPFNSMEVVMNKFEKTKRTFLPVIKDEKYFGFISKSEALEAYRSKLKAMTIE, translated from the coding sequence ATGTTCAAAAAATATATTTCTAAATTAGAAAGTATTGTCGCTTTATCTCAATCCATCTTGACGGAAAAACAATTTATTTTCCTTTCAAGTGTATTGGTAGGTATAAGTTCAGCTTTTGCTGTTATTGTTTTGAAATCATTTGCACATTGGGTATTCCAGTTTGCTACTAGTATCAATAAAATATTAAAACTAAGTTTTATAAATAGTATTTTACCTATTGCAGGTCTTTTACTAACGGTGTTTGTTATCAAACGTTTATTAGGAGGAACTATCGAAAAAGGCACCTCGCAAATTTTGTATTCAGTAGCCAAAAAAGCAAGCATTATACCTAGTAAACAAATGTACGCTCATATTGTGACGAGTTCCTTGACTGTAGGCTTAGGAGGTTCCGCGGGTTTAGAAAGCCCAATTGTGGTTACTGGAGCTGCTTTTGGCTCAAACTTTGCTCAAAATTACAAACTCAGCTACAAAGACCGAACTTTACTTATTGGTTGTGGTGTTGCGGCTGGTATTGCTGCTGCCTTTAACGCCCCTATTGCAGGAGTTTTATTTGCCATCGAATTTTTATTAGTCGATGTGAGCATCTCGGCTTTTACTCCCATTATGATTGCTGCCGCTACTGGCGCGTTAGTTTCGGTGATTACCTTAGACGAAGCTATATTGTTAAATGTAAAACAACAACAAGAATTTGATTATCATAAAATTCCATTTTATGTTTTATTAGGTATTGTTACAGGTTTTATTTCTATTTACTACACTCGAAATTTTCAAAAAACAGAGCATTTCTTCTCACATATGAGAATGAATCCTTATAAGAAGGCACTTTTTGGTGCATCTTTATTAGCCGTGCTAATTTTTGTTTTTCCAACACTTTTCGGCGAAGGATATGAAAGCATCAAAACACTAGCAGAAAATAATGCAGGTGATTTACTCGAAAACACCTTGTTTAGTTCATACCAAAATAATAATTGGATTATCTTAATATTCGTTGGCGCAACAATGATGGTCAAAGTTTTTGCTACCTCGATCACCTTAGGTTCCGGAGGTAATGGAGGTAATTTTGCCCCTTCTCTTTTTGTAGGTTCTTATGTTGGATATGTATTTTCAAAAGCAATCAACTTAACAGGACTAACCCATTTACCAATTAGTAATTTTACGATGGTGGGAATGGCAGGAATCTTGAGTGGATTATTTCATGCTCCATTAACCGCAATCTTCTTGATTGCCGAAATCACTGGCGGTTACAGTTTAATGCTTCCATTGATGATTGTAGCTTCTATCAGTTTTGCTATATCAAAACGATTTGAAAAACACTCCATGGATGTAAAAGAATTAGCTAAAAGAGGACATGCTTTTACGAGCAACAAAGACACTAACGTGCTTTCAACCCTAAATACGAACTCAATTATTCATACCGATTATCTAACACTATCACCAGATGAAAATCTTGAAAAATTGGTTGATTTAATTTCGCATTCGAATCAATCTGTTTTTGCAGTAGTTGACAAAGATCAACATTTATTAGGAGTTATTCATTTTAATAATATTCGCGAGATTATTTTTAATAAATACCGTGTAAAATACACTTTGGTAAAAGATATCATGATTCCACCAGCAGATATCATTTATCCATTTAACAGTATGGAAGTCGTTATGAATAAATTTGAAAAAACAAAACGAACCTTCCTACCTGTGATTAAAGATGAAAAATACTTTGGATTTATCTCTAAATCAGAGGCTCTTGAAGCCTATCGCAGTAAACTAAAAGCTATGACAATAGAATAA
- a CDS encoding TfoX/Sxy family protein: protein MAFDEILSLRIQKQLIAVQIVFIEKKMFGGNAFMIQDKMCIGVIKNQLMLRVMEEFYEPLLEDNHVSPMNFTGKTMKNFLFVEPEGFTTEEELSKWVKLAVDFGVRGIVKSKKKKK from the coding sequence ATGGCTTTTGATGAAATTTTGTCTTTACGAATCCAAAAACAACTTATTGCTGTTCAAATAGTTTTCATTGAAAAGAAGATGTTTGGTGGTAATGCCTTTATGATTCAAGACAAAATGTGTATTGGAGTCATAAAAAATCAATTGATGTTGCGGGTAATGGAAGAGTTTTACGAACCTTTATTAGAAGATAATCATGTGAGTCCGATGAATTTTACGGGCAAAACGATGAAAAATTTCCTGTTTGTCGAACCTGAAGGCTTTACAACAGAAGAGGAATTGTCTAAATGGGTAAAATTAGCCGTTGATTTTGGAGTAAGAGGAATTGTCAAAAGCAAGAAGAAGAAAAAGTAA
- a CDS encoding L-threonylcarbamoyladenylate synthase: MAEFIKIYEDKPSEAAIAKVVKVLKAGGLVIYPTDTVYGLGCDITNTKALERIARIKGVKLEKANFSFICHDLSNLSDYVRQIDTATFKILKRALPGPYTFILPGNNNLPKEFKKKTTVGIRVPDNSIALEIVRQLGNPIVSTSIRDEDEVIEYTTDPELIFEKWQNLVDMVIDGGYGDNVGSTIIDLSEHEPVVVREGKGSLDIL; encoded by the coding sequence ATGGCAGAGTTCATCAAAATATACGAAGACAAACCTAGTGAAGCTGCAATAGCTAAAGTGGTTAAGGTTTTAAAAGCAGGAGGATTGGTGATTTACCCTACAGATACTGTTTATGGCTTGGGGTGTGATATTACCAATACGAAAGCACTGGAACGCATTGCTAGAATTAAAGGGGTGAAGCTTGAAAAAGCTAATTTCTCTTTTATATGCCATGATTTAAGTAATTTGTCTGATTATGTACGCCAGATTGATACGGCTACATTTAAGATACTTAAAAGAGCTTTGCCTGGTCCTTATACTTTTATTCTTCCAGGGAATAATAATCTACCAAAGGAGTTTAAGAAAAAAACGACTGTAGGTATTCGTGTGCCTGATAATTCGATTGCTCTGGAAATAGTACGTCAATTAGGAAATCCAATTGTATCGACTTCCATTCGTGATGAAGATGAAGTAATTGAATACACAACTGATCCTGAATTAATTTTTGAAAAATGGCAAAACCTTGTTGATATGGTAATCGATGGTGGCTATGGAGATAACGTAGGTTCAACAATAATTGATTTGTCTGAACACGAGCCTGTGGTCGTTAGAGAGGGAAAAGGAAGTTTGGATATACTTTAG
- the uvrA gene encoding excinuclease ABC subunit UvrA, producing the protein MLDTDNTIEVLGARVHNLKNIDISIPREKLVVITGLSGSGKSSLAFDTIYAEGQRRYVETFSAYARQFLGGLERPDVDKIDGLSPVIAIEQKTTSKSPRSTVGTITEIYDFLRLLYARAADAYSYNTGEKMVSYSDEQIKDLIVNDFTNKRINILAPVIKARKGHYSELFQQIAKQGFLKVRVNGEIRDITPGMKLDRYKTHDIEIVVDRMAIDTTPDTAKRLGESINTAMHHGENVLMVLDQDSNEVRYFSRNLMCPSTGISYQNPEPNLFSFNSPKGACDHCKGLGTVNEINIKKILPNPKLSIKAGGFLPLGEYKSSWIFKQLEIIGERFGFKITDPIESISDEAMEMILNGGKDKFTVNSKDLGVTREYKIDFEGIAHFIKNQHDESGSTTIRRWAKEFMDEIDCAVCEGSRLKKEANYFRVNEKSITELCAMDISDLTAWFDDLNKKLSEKQMAIASEVLKEIKDRLAFLMNVGLDYLALSRSSKSLSGGEAQRIRLATQIGSQLVGVLYILDEPSIGLHQRDNEKLIRSLEQLRDIGNSVIVVEHDKDMMERADYVIDIGPKAGKFGGEIISIGTPAETLASDTITAQYLNGKLKFEIPKKRREGNGKSLKLTGATGNNLKNVSIELPLGKLICVTGVSGSGKSTLINETLYPILNAHFFNGVKKPQPYKKIEGLEHIDKVIDIDQSPIGRTPRSNPATYTEVFTEIRKLYTMTPESMIRGYKAGRFSFNVKGGRCETCQGSGVRTIEMNFLPDVYVECETCQGKRFNRETLEIRYKGKSISDVLNMTVDEAVPFFENIPKIHRKVKTIQDVGLGYITLGQQSTTLSGGEAQRIKLAGELSKKDTGNTFYILDEPTTGLHFEDIRVLMEVINKLVAKGNTILIIEHNMDVIKLADYIIDIGPEGGKGGGKVVATGTPEEVSNNKKSYTAKFLKKELS; encoded by the coding sequence ATGCTAGATACAGACAATACAATTGAAGTACTGGGTGCGAGAGTACACAATCTTAAAAATATAGATATTTCTATTCCAAGAGAGAAGTTAGTTGTAATTACAGGACTTTCGGGCTCTGGAAAATCCTCTTTAGCTTTTGACACGATTTACGCCGAAGGACAGCGTCGGTATGTCGAAACTTTTTCGGCTTATGCGCGTCAGTTTTTGGGCGGATTAGAACGTCCTGATGTGGATAAAATTGACGGGCTTTCACCAGTGATTGCCATTGAACAAAAAACAACTAGTAAAAGTCCGCGTTCCACAGTGGGGACGATTACGGAGATATATGACTTCTTACGTTTGCTTTATGCACGTGCGGCCGATGCCTACAGCTATAATACGGGTGAGAAAATGGTTTCTTACTCTGATGAGCAAATTAAAGACTTGATTGTAAATGATTTCACAAACAAGCGTATCAATATACTAGCACCTGTTATCAAGGCTAGGAAAGGACATTATAGCGAATTATTTCAACAAATTGCCAAACAAGGTTTCCTTAAAGTGCGGGTTAATGGTGAAATTAGAGATATTACCCCCGGAATGAAACTCGATCGTTATAAAACCCATGACATTGAAATTGTGGTGGACAGAATGGCAATTGACACGACTCCCGACACAGCAAAAAGACTGGGTGAAAGCATTAATACAGCGATGCATCATGGAGAAAACGTTTTGATGGTTTTAGACCAAGACAGCAATGAAGTACGTTATTTCAGCCGAAACTTAATGTGTCCAAGCACTGGTATTTCGTACCAAAACCCAGAACCCAATTTATTTTCGTTTAACTCTCCAAAAGGAGCTTGTGACCATTGTAAAGGTTTGGGAACGGTGAACGAAATCAATATCAAAAAAATACTTCCTAATCCTAAATTATCAATCAAAGCGGGTGGTTTTTTGCCTTTGGGCGAATACAAATCATCCTGGATTTTCAAGCAATTGGAGATCATTGGAGAGCGTTTTGGGTTTAAAATCACTGATCCTATCGAAAGTATTTCAGACGAAGCGATGGAGATGATTTTAAATGGAGGAAAAGATAAATTTACAGTTAACTCAAAAGATTTGGGTGTAACACGTGAATACAAAATTGATTTTGAAGGAATTGCTCATTTCATCAAAAACCAACACGATGAAAGTGGCTCAACAACTATTAGACGTTGGGCCAAGGAATTCATGGACGAGATTGACTGTGCTGTATGTGAAGGTTCACGTTTAAAAAAAGAAGCCAACTACTTTAGAGTCAATGAAAAAAGTATAACCGAACTGTGCGCTATGGACATTTCGGATTTGACGGCATGGTTTGATGATTTGAACAAAAAATTATCAGAAAAGCAAATGGCGATTGCCTCTGAAGTTTTGAAGGAAATCAAAGATCGATTAGCATTCTTGATGAACGTTGGTTTAGACTACCTAGCATTGAGTCGAAGCTCAAAATCACTTTCGGGAGGAGAAGCTCAACGCATCCGATTAGCAACTCAAATTGGTTCGCAATTAGTAGGTGTATTGTATATTTTGGATGAACCAAGTATTGGTTTACACCAAAGAGACAATGAAAAATTAATACGTTCACTAGAACAATTACGTGATATTGGGAATTCGGTAATTGTTGTAGAGCACGATAAAGACATGATGGAACGGGCGGATTATGTGATTGACATTGGTCCAAAAGCGGGAAAATTTGGAGGAGAGATTATCAGTATAGGAACTCCAGCCGAAACCCTTGCCTCAGATACCATTACAGCGCAATACTTAAATGGAAAACTGAAGTTTGAAATTCCTAAAAAACGTCGTGAAGGAAACGGAAAATCGTTAAAACTAACTGGTGCAACTGGAAACAACTTAAAGAATGTTTCTATTGAATTGCCTTTAGGAAAGTTGATTTGTGTGACAGGAGTTTCAGGAAGCGGAAAGTCGACTCTAATCAACGAGACGCTCTACCCAATTTTGAACGCACACTTTTTCAATGGCGTCAAAAAACCACAACCCTACAAGAAAATTGAAGGACTAGAACATATTGATAAAGTAATTGATATTGACCAAAGTCCAATTGGTCGCACCCCTCGCTCCAACCCTGCTACTTATACCGAAGTTTTTACGGAAATCCGAAAGCTATATACCATGACACCCGAGAGTATGATCCGTGGATACAAAGCGGGACGTTTTAGTTTTAACGTAAAGGGTGGGCGTTGCGAAACTTGTCAGGGTTCAGGTGTGAGAACCATTGAAATGAACTTCTTACCTGATGTATATGTGGAATGTGAAACTTGTCAAGGAAAACGTTTTAACCGTGAAACACTCGAAATTCGATACAAAGGAAAATCCATTTCGGATGTATTAAATATGACCGTGGATGAGGCCGTTCCATTCTTTGAGAATATCCCTAAAATTCACCGTAAGGTAAAGACTATTCAAGATGTAGGTTTGGGCTATATTACGCTAGGACAACAAAGTACAACCTTATCAGGTGGAGAAGCACAGCGAATTAAACTAGCTGGCGAATTATCTAAAAAAGATACAGGAAACACCTTTTATATCCTTGACGAACCTACTACCGGACTACATTTTGAAGACATTCGTGTTTTGATGGAGGTAATTAATAAATTGGTCGCAAAAGGAAATACCATTCTGATTATCGAGCACAATATGGATGTGATAAAACTTGCCGATTACATTATCGATATAGGTCCTGAAGGTGGTAAAGGTGGTGGAAAAGTTGTGGCAACAGGAACACCTGAAGAAGTAAGTAACAACAAAAAAAGCTATACAGCGAAATTTTTAAAAAAGGAATTGAGTTAA
- a CDS encoding TIGR00730 family Rossman fold protein, translated as MRLEDFDNDEEKVIHDSLKQKTWNEIRTNDSWAIFKIMSEFVNGYETMGRIGPCVTIFGSARTKPEDKYYQLAENIAFKIGKAGYGVITGGGPGIMEAGNKGAHLGGGPSVGLNIVLPFEQHFNPYIDSDKNLNFDYFFVRKVMFVKYSQGFVVMPGGFGTMDELFEALTLIQTKKIAKFPIILVGTTFWSGLVDWIKAVLIEGEKTVSPEDLNIIKIVDTADEVVEVLDTFYKKYNLKPNF; from the coding sequence ATGAGATTAGAAGACTTTGATAATGATGAAGAAAAAGTAATCCACGATAGTTTAAAGCAAAAAACTTGGAATGAAATTAGAACCAATGACAGTTGGGCGATTTTTAAAATCATGTCCGAATTTGTGAATGGATACGAAACTATGGGGAGAATTGGACCTTGTGTAACCATTTTTGGGTCGGCAAGAACCAAACCCGAAGACAAATATTACCAACTGGCCGAAAATATCGCATTTAAGATAGGAAAAGCTGGTTACGGTGTAATCACTGGCGGTGGACCAGGAATCATGGAAGCAGGTAATAAAGGTGCGCATCTGGGCGGCGGTCCTTCGGTAGGACTAAACATTGTATTGCCTTTCGAGCAGCATTTTAACCCTTATATCGATTCCGACAAAAACTTGAATTTTGATTATTTCTTTGTTCGAAAAGTCATGTTTGTTAAGTATTCACAGGGATTCGTGGTCATGCCTGGAGGTTTTGGAACTATGGATGAATTGTTTGAAGCATTAACTTTAATTCAAACGAAGAAAATAGCTAAATTCCCCATTATACTGGTTGGAACTACTTTCTGGTCTGGATTAGTGGATTGGATTAAAGCAGTACTGATTGAAGGTGAAAAAACAGTAAGTCCAGAAGATTTAAATATCATAAAAATAGTCGATACCGCTGATGAGGTTGTAGAGGTTTTGGATACATTCTATAAAAAATACAATTTGAAACCGAATTTTTAA
- a CDS encoding ATP-dependent helicase yields the protein MQQYISQLNEAQRLPVLQKDGPMIIIAGAGSGKTRVLTIRIAYLMHQGVDAFNILSLTFTNKAAREMKERIASIVGASEAKNLWMGTFHSIFARILRSEADKLGYPSNFTIYDSQDSLRCISGIIKEMQLDKDIYKPKQILSRISTFKNSLITVKAYYNDPDLQEADAMAKKPRMGEIYQNYVDRCFKSGAMDFDDLLLKTNELLTRFPEVLAKYQNRFRYIMVDEYQDTNHSQYLIVRALSDKFQNICVVGDDAQSIYAFRGANINNILNFQKDYQGVQTYRLEQNYRSTRNIVEAANTIIDKNKVKLDKIVWTDNDSGPKIKVHRSMTDAEEGRFVASTIFEQKMQNQLNNGAFAILYRTNAQSRAMEDALRKRDIPYRIYGGLSFYQRKEIKDVLCYLRLVVNPKDEEALVRVINYPARGIGDTTVEKLTVAANHYKRSIFEVMQNIDKIDLKLNSGTKQKLKDFVLMIRSFQVINENQDAFYLTDHVAKKTGLVQELKKDATPEGMMRVQNIEELLNGIKDFTEGQKEIDGARGSLEEFLEDVALATDLDNDTSDQDRVGLMTIHLAKGLEFPHVFVVGMEEDLFPSAMSMSTRSELEEERRLFYVALTRAEHQAYLTYAQSRYRWGKLTDCEPSRFIEEIDGQFLEYLTPAESNYRYKSMIDKDIFDDVDKSKFRLSKPANGTPPPKYNANSASKPEVNVRKLKPVTGKGPSGGANLFDNNLVAGNLVMHERFGRGQVIQIEGVGADKKAEIKFEVGGLKKLLLRFAKLDIIG from the coding sequence ATGCAACAATACATTTCCCAACTCAACGAAGCCCAACGTCTGCCAGTATTACAAAAAGACGGTCCTATGATTATTATTGCGGGTGCCGGTTCCGGTAAAACCCGTGTATTAACCATCCGAATTGCGTATTTAATGCATCAAGGAGTGGACGCTTTTAATATCTTGTCACTGACGTTTACCAATAAAGCGGCGCGTGAGATGAAAGAGCGAATTGCTTCGATTGTAGGGGCTAGCGAAGCTAAAAATCTTTGGATGGGTACTTTTCACTCTATTTTTGCCCGTATTCTAAGGTCGGAAGCTGATAAGTTGGGGTATCCTTCGAATTTTACGATTTACGATTCGCAAGATTCGTTGCGTTGTATTTCAGGGATTATCAAGGAGATGCAATTAGATAAAGATATTTATAAGCCTAAACAGATTTTGAGTCGTATTTCGACTTTCAAAAATAGTTTGATTACCGTTAAAGCATACTATAACGACCCTGATTTGCAAGAAGCCGATGCGATGGCCAAAAAGCCAAGAATGGGGGAAATTTATCAAAATTATGTAGATCGTTGTTTTAAGTCGGGTGCTATGGATTTTGATGATTTATTGTTGAAAACCAATGAATTATTAACGCGTTTCCCTGAAGTGTTGGCGAAATATCAAAACCGTTTTCGCTACATCATGGTGGATGAGTACCAAGATACAAATCATTCTCAATATTTGATTGTAAGGGCTTTGTCGGATAAGTTTCAGAACATTTGTGTGGTTGGAGATGATGCCCAAAGTATTTATGCTTTTCGCGGTGCTAACATCAACAATATTTTGAATTTTCAAAAAGATTACCAAGGGGTACAAACCTATCGTTTGGAGCAAAACTACCGTTCCACTCGTAATATTGTAGAAGCGGCTAATACCATTATTGATAAAAATAAGGTCAAACTGGATAAGATTGTTTGGACGGATAACGATTCTGGACCGAAAATAAAAGTGCACCGAAGCATGACAGATGCCGAAGAAGGGCGTTTTGTGGCGAGTACAATTTTCGAACAAAAGATGCAAAACCAGCTCAACAACGGTGCATTTGCGATTTTGTATCGTACCAATGCGCAATCCCGTGCGATGGAGGATGCCTTGCGAAAAAGAGATATTCCGTACCGAATTTACGGTGGTTTGTCTTTTTATCAAAGGAAAGAAATCAAAGATGTATTGTGTTATTTGCGATTGGTAGTGAATCCAAAAGACGAAGAAGCTTTGGTGCGTGTGATTAATTATCCTGCAAGAGGAATTGGAGATACAACAGTCGAGAAATTGACTGTAGCCGCTAATCATTACAAGCGTTCTATTTTTGAAGTGATGCAAAACATCGATAAAATTGACTTGAAGCTAAACTCGGGTACCAAGCAAAAACTAAAAGATTTTGTATTGATGATTCGCAGTTTTCAAGTGATTAACGAAAATCAAGATGCTTTTTACTTAACTGATCATGTTGCCAAAAAAACAGGATTAGTTCAAGAATTGAAAAAAGACGCTACTCCGGAAGGAATGATGCGTGTGCAAAATATAGAAGAATTATTAAATGGTATCAAGGATTTTACCGAAGGTCAAAAAGAAATTGACGGAGCTCGTGGTTCTTTGGAAGAATTTCTTGAAGATGTTGCGTTGGCAACAGATTTAGATAATGATACCTCCGACCAAGACCGTGTGGGATTGATGACGATTCACTTGGCGAAAGGGTTGGAATTCCCTCATGTTTTTGTGGTGGGAATGGAGGAAGATTTGTTTCCATCAGCGATGAGTATGAGTACAAGAAGTGAATTAGAAGAAGAACGTCGCTTATTTTATGTGGCTTTAACGCGTGCGGAGCATCAAGCCTATTTAACGTACGCACAATCGCGCTATCGTTGGGGAAAACTAACGGATTGTGAGCCTTCTCGTTTTATTGAAGAAATTGATGGTCAGTTTTTAGAATACTTGACTCCAGCTGAAAGCAATTATCGTTATAAATCGATGATTGACAAAGATATTTTTGACGATGTGGATAAATCTAAATTCCGATTGTCAAAACCTGCTAATGGAACACCACCACCAAAATACAATGCAAATAGTGCATCTAAGCCTGAGGTGAATGTTAGAAAACTAAAGCCAGTAACGGGGAAAGGACCTTCGGGGGGAGCTAATTTATTTGATAACAATTTAGTAGCTGGAAATTTAGTAATGCACGAACGCTTTGGACGTGGGCAAGTTATCCAAATTGAAGGAGTAGGAGCGGATAAAAAAGCCGAAATTAAGTTTGAAGTTGGAGGCCTTAAGAAATTGTTATTGCGCTTTGCAAAGTTGGATATTATTGGTTAA
- a CDS encoding MepB family protein yields the protein MIVIPIFLKTTNELIFNPLKLGIKSIYLELESQEYNACELLLNDKKALFRTAKTTPTKTGQFVTLWKRTPERPIAPFHENDRIDLVFIHCETVSQTGCFIFPKKVLIEKGIFSTDLKEGKRAFRVYPPWDKTTSKQAQKTQEWQQDYFIELKTQNSIPVKLQQLCF from the coding sequence ATGATTGTTATTCCAATATTTTTAAAAACAACCAATGAACTTATTTTTAATCCGTTAAAGCTAGGCATCAAAAGTATTTATTTAGAACTAGAAAGCCAAGAATATAATGCTTGTGAATTGCTATTGAATGATAAAAAAGCACTTTTTAGAACTGCCAAAACAACACCAACTAAGACTGGGCAATTTGTAACTTTATGGAAAAGAACTCCTGAAAGACCTATTGCTCCCTTCCATGAAAATGATCGTATTGACTTGGTATTTATCCATTGTGAAACGGTGTCACAAACTGGGTGTTTTATTTTTCCAAAAAAAGTATTGATTGAAAAAGGCATTTTTTCAACTGACTTAAAAGAAGGAAAACGTGCTTTTAGAGTGTATCCTCCTTGGGACAAAACAACTAGTAAACAAGCACAAAAAACACAAGAATGGCAACAGGACTATTTTATTGAATTAAAAACTCAGAATTCAATTCCAGTAAAACTTCAACAACTTTGTTTCTAA
- a CDS encoding DNA alkylation repair protein: MSFINSLEATFQTNSNPENAIAMSKYMKNKFPFFGIKTPDRRQLLSVLWKENKQEIQSNPRKIARILFSKPEREFHYCAIEILIKELKNNFQEDDIHLIEELITTNSWWDSVDTISKYILGGYLSQFPQNITKIISKFSKSNNLWLNRSTILFQLGYKTKTDFELLKKICITHQNSKEFFIQKAIGWALREFAKTDSQAVKEFVLVNNLKPLSRKEALKNLPIA; this comes from the coding sequence ATGAGTTTTATAAATTCCCTTGAAGCTACATTTCAAACCAATAGCAATCCTGAAAATGCGATTGCAATGTCAAAATACATGAAGAATAAATTTCCGTTTTTCGGAATAAAAACACCTGACAGAAGACAGTTATTGAGTGTGCTTTGGAAAGAAAACAAACAAGAAATACAATCAAATCCTAGAAAAATAGCCCGAATCCTTTTTTCAAAACCAGAAAGAGAATTCCACTATTGCGCCATTGAAATCTTGATAAAAGAACTCAAAAATAACTTTCAAGAAGATGATATTCATTTAATTGAAGAATTAATTACAACTAATAGTTGGTGGGATAGTGTTGATACTATTTCAAAATACATACTCGGTGGCTACCTTTCTCAATTCCCTCAAAACATCACAAAAATCATTTCAAAATTTTCAAAGTCTAACAATCTCTGGCTCAATCGAAGTACTATACTTTTTCAGTTAGGATACAAAACCAAAACTGATTTTGAATTACTTAAAAAGATTTGCATAACTCATCAAAACTCAAAAGAATTTTTTATTCAAAAAGCTATAGGATGGGCTTTAAGAGAGTTTGCCAAAACGGATTCACAAGCTGTCAAAGAATTCGTTTTAGTTAATAACTTAAAGCCTTTAAGTCGAAAAGAAGCACTCAAAAATTTACCTATTGCTTAA
- a CDS encoding acyl carrier protein phosphodiesterase has translation MNFLAHIYLSGNNDLIKIGNFMADGIRGKHFENFPLEVQKGIKLHRAIDTYTDAHPIFRKSTKKLHARYHHYAGVIIDVFYDHFLAKNWKNYSDEDFSEYIDQFYQSLENHKSILTEKTIKLMPYMIRQNWLSSYQTIEGIHQILTQMDYRTKNKSNMRFATEELEQFYNEFENEFTSFFEELRIHSKQQLHNM, from the coding sequence ATGAACTTTTTAGCACATATTTATCTTTCGGGAAACAACGACTTAATTAAAATTGGAAATTTTATGGCCGATGGTATTCGCGGGAAACATTTTGAAAATTTCCCTTTGGAAGTTCAAAAAGGAATCAAACTTCATCGTGCAATTGATACTTATACCGATGCACATCCTATATTTAGAAAAAGTACAAAGAAGTTACATGCACGTTACCACCATTATGCAGGTGTGATTATTGATGTTTTCTATGATCATTTTTTGGCAAAAAACTGGAAAAACTATTCTGACGAAGATTTCTCTGAATATATTGACCAATTTTACCAATCTCTAGAGAATCATAAATCGATTTTGACTGAAAAAACGATTAAATTGATGCCATATATGATTCGTCAAAATTGGCTGTCAAGCTATCAAACAATCGAAGGAATTCACCAAATACTGACCCAAATGGATTATCGAACTAAAAACAAATCCAATATGCGTTTTGCTACCGAGGAACTTGAGCAATTTTATAATGAATTCGAAAATGAATTTACTTCTTTTTTTGAAGAATTAAGAATTCATTCCAAACAACAATTACACAATATGTAA